The stretch of DNA GCCGTGAGGCTGGAATGTTTGGTCAGCACGCGGATTCCGGCTGCGTGCGCGCTGGCCGTCACGTAGCCGAGCAATGCGCTGGCCACTCCCTGCCGTGTCGCGTCAGGGAGGACGATCATCATGTCGATGTATCCGCCAGCATCGATGTCGGTGAAGCCGATCACGCGGCCGTCCAGCTCTGCGACGACGGTGTTGGCCAGCTCCCGTTTCGCAGCCCACTCGGTCAGGTTGCGGTCGGCGGGTGCCCAGGCGTCGAGCTGCGCTTAGGTGTAGTCGTTAATTGCGACGTCGTGCACGGCGCGGGTGAAGTCGTCGAGCGTGGCGTGGGCATCCGTGGGGGAGTAGCGGCGAATAATCACCGGTCGATTCTATGCGCCGCTTCCCCGCGCTTCGCCTGACGTGCCCTAGTCTCGACAGCGTGAGAATTACGAACGGCACGTTGATTCGGCTGCTGGTGACCGTTGTGGTGGTAGCCGCCGCGTGCTTTGTGTTCCAGCCGCAGATTGGGGCGGTTCTCGCAGCGGGGCCGGACTGGCTGCGCGGGGTGCTCAGCTCGGCAGCAGAGTCCGGGGCTGACGCGAACGCGTCGGGCGGCACCGCTGTGGTCGGCAACGCCGCGGCGGTTGGCCCTGGTGAGGTGCCTCAGGCGCCGTCTCGCCCGGAGGGGGCGGCGCCGATGATCGTCGACTATGTGCACGACGGGGACACGCTGTTTCTGTACCCGGAGTCGCTCGCGGCCTCAGAAACGCGCGCCGACCGGCTGAAAGTGCGTCTGATCGGTCTTGACACGCCGGAGGTGGGCGATTCAGCCGAATGTTTCGGTGCTGAGGCAACCGAGCACCTGCGCACTCTGCTGCCGGAAGGCAGCCGCGTGTGGGCAGCCGCCGATGCCGGTCCGCTCGACACCTACGGGCGCAGCCTGTTCTATCTCTGGGACGACGCCGGCCGCTTCGTGAACTTCGACCTCGTCGCCGGTGGTTCGGCCGTCACGCTGTCGATCCCACCGAATGAGACCTACGTCGACGTTCTCGCGGCGGCTGAAGAATCGGCCAGGGCGAGTGGCGCGGGCCTCTGGGGCGCCTGCTAGTTCTTGCGGGTTTGGGCGGCGACCGATCACCTCATCCGAAGTAGGTGGCCGGGTTGAGCGCAGTGAAGAGAAGCGGCAACCAGAACGGCACGAAGCTGATCACCGCGGCGACGATACCCAGCAGAAAGCCGGCGACAGAGAGGCGGGACCCGCGCACTGACGGGTCGTTCCGCAGGC from Leifsonia psychrotolerans encodes:
- a CDS encoding thermonuclease family protein, with the translated sequence MRITNGTLIRLLVTVVVVAAACFVFQPQIGAVLAAGPDWLRGVLSSAAESGADANASGGTAVVGNAAAVGPGEVPQAPSRPEGAAPMIVDYVHDGDTLFLYPESLAASETRADRLKVRLIGLDTPEVGDSAECFGAEATEHLRTLLPEGSRVWAAADAGPLDTYGRSLFYLWDDAGRFVNFDLVAGGSAVTLSIPPNETYVDVLAAAEESARASGAGLWGAC